Part of the Nostoc sp. ATCC 53789 genome, GGAAGCGTTTCAGTTGGTGATGGTTTCGACTGACTGCGAATTGAACTTACCAGTGCCCAAGAACCAAATCCGGCGACAAAAACTACACCAGTGGCAATTGCCGCGATCGCTAACGGGTTATCCAAGACTGAACTAGTGGAACTTGGTGGAATTACAGGATCGGGTTGTTTCTTCGGCGAAGCTGGTGGTGGTACTGAGTCAGGACGGCGGCTAACAGCCATTGTCTGCAAATTAGACGCATTCAGGGGAGGAAGACTGACTTGTTCTAAAGGTTGTAGTGCTTGAGATACACTAGCAGCACTCTGATAGCGATCGCTCGGTATATGATTCAACATTCGATTCAAAACTTGAGCAAATCGCGGACTCACCTTTACCCATCGCTGCCAATTCCAAGTTAGTTGGTTTTCGTCAAATAAATCCTTTGGTTCTTTACTAGTCAGCAAAACAATCGCGCTTACCGCTAATGCGTACAAGTCACTGCTAGGGTAAGCTCCCCCTGTTTGCATTTGTTCACTCGGAGAGTAGCCTAATTTTCCCACAGTGGTTTCGGGCATAGCGCTCTCTGGCGATCGCAAACGTGTTGCTAGTTCCTTTACCACCCCAAAGTCAATTAACACAGGTTTAGCGTCACTATCTCGCAAAATAATGTTTTCTGGCGAGATATCTCGGTGAATGATCCCTCGACTGTGAATATGCTCTAAAACAGGCAACAACAACTGTATCAGCTGCAATACTTCCGCCTCTGTGAAGGTTTTACCAATAGCTTGACGTTCAGCCAGCATCGCTCGGTAGGTTTGACCTGCAACATAGTCCTCTACCAAAAATAAGCGTTGGTCTTGCTCAAATCTTTCCCGAAATTTGGGGACTTGTGGATGTTCGATTTGATATAAAATGGCAGCCTCTCGGTGAAAAAGCTCCTTTGCCTTTTCCCAAGCCGAAGCCTCCGTTGCTGTTGAAATCAATTCCTTGATCGCGCACAGTTCGTTAAATCGCCTCTGATCTTCTGCCAGATAGGTTCTACCAAATCCTCCTTGTCCGAGAATTTGAATTATGCGGTAACGGTTTTGCAAGACAGTGCCAACTGTAATGGGTGGTTGCATGAGCGATTGATTGAGTGTAGGAGCAATTGAGGAAGAAGTCACCCACCAAGATTAAGTCCGAGAGGCGACACAGTTACATGCAGCGATATTCTACCTTACCTAATGGGTATACCCCCAGTTAGGAGTATACGCAAAGTCACGTTTCAAGTGTCTTATGCAACTTTAGGAACTGTCCACGATATAGGGGGCAGGGGAAGTGTGGGAGGTGTGGGAGGTGTGGGAGGTGTGGGAGGTGTGGGAGGTGTGGGAGGTGTGGGAGGTGTGGGAGGTGTGGGAGGCAATGCAGCGTTCATTGATGTGCAGTTATTCAATTCCTCCTCTTTCTCCCCACACTCCCCACGCTCCCCACACTCACGCTCATTTCTCACAAGTGAGAAATCCAGGCTACCCTGTTACCCATCTCACTTTTAGAGCATTGCTCCCCAGAAGATCACTGGGGAAAGAAGAACAAAAATTAGCGCAGCTTGGTGCTGTCAGCCTTGCACGAAAACCACACCTATGAGAGTTTGTTTAAATACAATTATTCTGGAATTTTATTGTGTGAATTAAAACTTAAAATTAAATCTGCCAGTTTACTTATTTATTGCTAGTATCGTAGAATATAATAGGATACAACTTAAACACTTAGTTCCAAATGCTCCTTGTCTAAGAACAACCTTCAATACCACTTAAAGTTATAAATACTTTACTGTCAGTAATAAATGATGTATTTAGAAGAAGCAATCTAGTACACCAATCTTTGATAGCTTGAGGTTATTTGTCTCAACTCAAAAATTTTAATTATACATCTACTGGACGGACTTGATATCAGTTAAGCTATCAATGGTTTGCTTCCAAAGAAAATTAGACAGTTAGCGAATGATAATTTTATGGAGAAATGCTTAAATTTTGTATGGAAGCTTTAATAAAACTCACAGATGTTTTTTTAGGCTATTTCTCAGTTAAATCTATTAAATCTCTAATGATAATATTGCTATGAATTCAAATAGAGGATCTGCTGTTCTTAGTTCTGCAACTTTCAAAGTGCAAGCATCTACAACAGGAATGACTGATAATCATCGCTTGCGGCTGTTTTCGGGCTCTGCCAATTTACAGCTGTCTCAAGAAGTCGCTCGTTATGTCGGGATGGACTTGGGCCCAATGATTCGCAAAAGATTTGCGGATGGAGAACTTTACGTTCAAATCCAAGAATCCATTCGGGGTTGTGATGTCTATTTAATTCAGCCATGCTGTCAACCCGTGAACGATCATTTGATGGAATTATTGATTATGGTTGATGCCTGTCGTCGAGCTTCGGCGCGACAGGTGACGGCAGTAATTCCCTACTATGGCTATGCTCGTGCCGATCGCAAAACGGCAGGACGAGAGTCTATCACTGCCAAGCTGGTTGCTAACTTGATCACCGAAGCAGGTGCCAACCGCGTTCTAGCAATGGATTTACACTCGGCGCAAATTCAAGGCTATTTTGATATTCCTTTTGACCATGTTTACGGTTCTCCAGTATTGCTGGATTATCTAGCAAGCAAGCAATTGCCCGACCTTGTGGTTGTTTCCCCCGATGTTGGCGGTGTAGCACGAGCCAGAGCATTTGCCAAAAAACTAAATGATGCTCCCCTGGCGATTATTGACAAGCGTCGTCAGGCACATAATGTTGCAGAAGTGTTAAATATCATCGGCGATGTTAAAGGCAAAACGGCAGTGTTGGTGGATGACATGATCGACACTGGCGGCACGATCGCAGAAGGGGCGCGATTATTGCGTGAAGAAGGAGCGCGTCAGGTATACGCCTGTGCAACTCATGCGGTATTTTCCCCACCAGCGATGGAGCGATTATCCAGTGGTTTGTTTGAGGAAGTCATTGTCACCAATACGATCCCCATACCAGAAAACAATCGTTTTCCTCAACTAGTGGTGTTGTCAGTAGCTAATCTCTTAGGAGAAACTATCTGGCGGATTCATGAAGATACTTCAGTTAGTAGTATGTTCCGCTAATAGCATTCCCATTACAGGGATAAATTACCCACATTGACTCCTTGATCGGGTGCAGTGTGGGCTTTTAGTAGTTTAAAAATTTCTGTACTGAGATTACTACACAAATAGTTTGAGCTTCCAAGCTGGTTTACAGAAAACTTTTTCTCCCCTTGTTCACTGCTCCCTGCCTCCTTACCGATACAGCCAAA contains:
- a CDS encoding serine/threonine-protein kinase: MQPPITVGTVLQNRYRIIQILGQGGFGRTYLAEDQRRFNELCAIKELISTATEASAWEKAKELFHREAAILYQIEHPQVPKFRERFEQDQRLFLVEDYVAGQTYRAMLAERQAIGKTFTEAEVLQLIQLLLPVLEHIHSRGIIHRDISPENIILRDSDAKPVLIDFGVVKELATRLRSPESAMPETTVGKLGYSPSEQMQTGGAYPSSDLYALAVSAIVLLTSKEPKDLFDENQLTWNWQRWVKVSPRFAQVLNRMLNHIPSDRYQSAASVSQALQPLEQVSLPPLNASNLQTMAVSRRPDSVPPPASPKKQPDPVIPPSSTSSVLDNPLAIAAIATGVVFVAGFGSWALVSSIRSQSKPSPTETLPQNFPSPVISGGTTFTATPTPTIEQPISRRLNLGANNTATVTDTLKTNQIIRYTFFGQKGDKLTALIDPTSSVLLTVLSPNEQPLAQNTQPITAYEGILLVTGRYTIELTLASGVAESNYNLNVSLEKPVKPIPTETPIPIPTETPFPIPTETPFPIPTETPIPIPTETPLPIPTETPFPIPTEKPIPTPPTGETPTLPPVNETQPFSGQRN
- a CDS encoding ribose-phosphate pyrophosphokinase; amino-acid sequence: MNSNRGSAVLSSATFKVQASTTGMTDNHRLRLFSGSANLQLSQEVARYVGMDLGPMIRKRFADGELYVQIQESIRGCDVYLIQPCCQPVNDHLMELLIMVDACRRASARQVTAVIPYYGYARADRKTAGRESITAKLVANLITEAGANRVLAMDLHSAQIQGYFDIPFDHVYGSPVLLDYLASKQLPDLVVVSPDVGGVARARAFAKKLNDAPLAIIDKRRQAHNVAEVLNIIGDVKGKTAVLVDDMIDTGGTIAEGARLLREEGARQVYACATHAVFSPPAMERLSSGLFEEVIVTNTIPIPENNRFPQLVVLSVANLLGETIWRIHEDTSVSSMFR